The stretch of DNA TGGTATCAAAAGGCCGCGGAAAAGGGGGAGCCTAAGGCCATGAACTCCCTTGGATCTATGTATAAGCTTGGCCATGGCGTGTCACAGGACTACGCCAAAGCGGTTTACTGGTACCGGAAGGCGGCGGAATTGGGGGACTCTTGGGCCATGTACCACCTGGGACAGATGTATGAGAATGGCCAAGGAGTACCCCAAAGCTATGAGAAGGCGGTTTACTGGTACCGGAAGGCGGCGGAATTGGGGAATAAGACCGCCAAGGCAAAACTGCAAAGGGACAAAAAAAAATACTGACTTATACTCCTTCAGGACGACCCGGGGCCGCCACTTGCTTCATAGCCACGGCCGCCTACGGTACTCCCTGGGAGAAACACGTGGTGACGCTCAGGATGTTCGGGGATAATGTTTTATTACAAGATCAGTCTACCGCTGGCCGAGGCCATAAGCCACAGCCAAAGAGCACGGCTGGCGGTGAGGTGCCTTCTTACGCTAGTTGTAATCCTTGCGGGCGCATCCCTTGGCCATTCTATGGACATTGATTGCCATTATAACAGGCCTTTTGTTCCTCTTATGTATGGCTGTAGCAATCCGCAAGGCAATGGCGGCGTGACGCAGAGTAGTTTAAAGAGCGAAGCGACAAATCCATCACTTTTCTGTCATCTCAAGGGGGGTGAGGGCTTTTTGCGAATCTATCATTTTTTGAATTGAATAAAATCTGGAAACGGCACTCTATAGTACCTGAGTACATGGCAGGCCCGGATTATTGGCTTCAAATGCCAAGGGAAAAACAGCGTGATATTGACGCACCATTTGGCTAAAGGATTTTTTTTGAGCGTTTTCAGGGGGGAAGGATGTATCGGAAAAACTGGATGATATGGGACACGGTTAGGTTCGCAGTCATTGGTGCCATTGCCGCCCTTGTGGCGGTTTCGGCCGGATGCGCGCCGCCTGCCAATAGGGCCAGCCA from Dissulfuribacter thermophilus encodes:
- a CDS encoding tetratricopeptide repeat protein encodes the protein LGFMYMFGLGVSQDYAKAAYWYQKAAEKEDPDAMYYLAFMYHLGHGVSQDYAKAFYWYQKAAEKGEPKAMNSLGSMYKLGHGVSQDYAKAVYWYRKAAELGDSWAMYHLGQMYENGQGVPQSYEKAVYWYRKAAELGNKTAKAKLQRDKKKY